In the Candidatus Rhodoblastus alkanivorans genome, one interval contains:
- the phaP gene encoding phasin family protein (Members of this family are phasins (small proteins associated with inclusions such as PHA granules). Note that several different families of phasins have been named PhaP despite very little sequence similarity to each other.) — protein sequence MANTFEQQISTASADALSKSAQAADKIMKESSNTLTESGKGSAAAVQDLIKTYQELAARNVKNLTAAMEALSAVKSPAEFMELQQRLIKESVEAAVNDSRQIAQLTNAVFTAAFEPVKKQMEAAQKTTRT from the coding sequence ATGGCCAACACCTTCGAACAGCAGATCTCCACAGCAAGCGCCGACGCACTGTCCAAGAGCGCCCAAGCCGCGGACAAGATCATGAAAGAAAGTTCCAACACTCTGACCGAAAGCGGAAAAGGCTCTGCCGCCGCCGTTCAGGACTTGATCAAAACCTATCAGGAATTGGCGGCAAGGAATGTCAAGAACCTGACCGCCGCCATGGAAGCGCTTAGCGCCGTGAAAAGCCCGGCGGAGTTTATGGAATTGCAGCAAAGGCTGATTAAAGAGAGCGTTGAAGCAGCCGTCAATGATAGCCGTCAAATCGCCCAGTTGACGAACGCCGTGTTCACTGCCGCTTTCGAGCCGGTGAAAAAGCAAATGGAAGCGGCGCAGAAGACCACTCGGACATAA
- a CDS encoding DUF2513 domain-containing protein, with protein MKRDMDLIREMLLNLESWPMERGAIVAIPPESPAFLAGGHSGHEIEYHLNLIKEAGFINCPAEAMTHLYFSGLTWQGHDFLDSIRDPEIWAKTKKGAAAAGGFTVDLLKDLAKGLVKKQIEEFTGVKL; from the coding sequence ATGAAACGCGACATGGACCTGATTCGCGAGATGCTCCTGAACTTGGAGAGCTGGCCGATGGAACGTGGTGCGATCGTGGCTATTCCTCCAGAGAGCCCCGCATTTTTGGCGGGCGGGCATTCCGGCCACGAGATTGAATATCACCTCAACCTGATCAAGGAAGCCGGCTTCATTAATTGCCCCGCTGAGGCTATGACCCATCTCTATTTCAGTGGGCTTACGTGGCAAGGCCACGATTTCCTCGACTCCATACGCGACCCGGAAATTTGGGCGAAGACAAAAAAAGGTGCGGCGGCGGCGGGAGGATTTACCGTCGATCTTCTCAAAGACCTTGCGAAGGGTCTCGTGAAAAAACAGATCGAGGAATTCACGGGTGTCAAACTCTAA
- a CDS encoding bifunctional enoyl-CoA hydratase/phosphate acetyltransferase, giving the protein MLDGLCSDPAGHVIATAVLEVSAPVTRQQREAPEHRLEGLIERCRDLKPMPTGVVHPCSANALAGVVESAEAALILPVLFGPEAEIRRIADQAHLDIAKYWIVPTDGPEDSALKAAAAAGAGEVAALMKGSLHTEVLLHAVMQKDAKLLAGRLISHCVMVSAPTDARRFVISDVALNIALDTDQKRDICQNAIGFARALGVDMPKVAVLAAVEMVSTKMPATLDGAILAKVADRGQIVGGVVDGPLDLDAAVDAEAARIKHISSPVAGLADVLIAPNIEAGNMVYKNLAFMADAQTAGRVVGARAPVILTSRTDTPAACRFSAAAAVLYADAMARDPAILFPQTAE; this is encoded by the coding sequence GTGCTGGACGGGCTTTGCTCCGATCCGGCCGGCCACGTCATCGCGACTGCGGTCCTGGAAGTGTCGGCGCCGGTGACGCGGCAGCAGCGCGAGGCGCCGGAGCACCGCCTCGAAGGGCTGATCGAGCGCTGCCGGGACCTCAAACCCATGCCGACCGGCGTCGTTCATCCATGCAGCGCCAACGCGCTGGCCGGCGTGGTCGAGAGCGCCGAGGCCGCGTTGATTCTGCCGGTGCTGTTCGGGCCCGAGGCCGAAATCCGCCGCATTGCGGATCAGGCGCATCTGGATATCGCGAAATACTGGATCGTGCCGACAGACGGCCCGGAAGACTCGGCGCTCAAGGCCGCGGCCGCCGCCGGCGCCGGCGAGGTCGCGGCGCTGATGAAGGGCAGCCTTCATACCGAGGTGCTCCTGCATGCGGTCATGCAGAAAGACGCGAAACTCCTTGCCGGCCGGCTCATCAGCCATTGCGTGATGGTCTCGGCGCCGACCGATGCGCGCCGCTTCGTCATCAGCGATGTCGCGCTGAACATCGCGCTCGATACCGACCAGAAGCGGGACATCTGCCAGAACGCCATCGGCTTCGCCCGTGCGCTTGGCGTCGACATGCCGAAAGTCGCCGTGCTCGCCGCGGTGGAGATGGTGAGCACGAAGATGCCGGCCACGCTCGATGGCGCGATCCTGGCCAAGGTGGCGGATCGGGGGCAGATCGTCGGCGGCGTCGTCGACGGTCCGCTCGATCTCGACGCCGCCGTTGACGCCGAAGCCGCCCGGATCAAGCACATCTCGTCACCGGTCGCGGGTCTCGCCGATGTCCTGATCGCGCCGAATATCGAGGCGGGCAACATGGTCTACAAGAACCTCGCCTTCATGGCCGACGCGCAGACGGCCGGCCGGGTCGTCGGCGCGCGGGCGCCGGTGATTTTGACGAGCCGCACCGACACGCCCGCGGCGTGTCGGTTCTCGGCCGCGGCGGCGGTCCTTTATGCCGATGCGATGGCGCGCGATCCGGCGATCCTCTTTCCTCAAACCGCGGAATGA
- a CDS encoding DUF1778 domain-containing protein codes for MKTATLYAIVIHMANTPNTTSILSVRVNPDERAILEAAAAEAHTSLSDFIRRKSLEAAEVEMLNRSIVTIPAKDWEAFEAWVNRPAVAIPALAELARRPPSWER; via the coding sequence TTGAAAACTGCGACTTTGTATGCCATTGTCATACATATGGCGAACACACCAAACACAACCTCGATTCTCAGCGTCCGGGTCAATCCCGACGAGCGGGCCATTCTCGAAGCGGCGGCAGCGGAAGCTCACACCAGCCTCAGCGACTTCATACGCCGCAAATCCCTCGAAGCCGCCGAAGTGGAAATGCTCAACCGAAGCATTGTCACCATTCCTGCCAAGGACTGGGAAGCGTTTGAAGCGTGGGTCAATCGCCCCGCCGTGGCGATTCCTGCTCTCGCCGAACTCGCGCGCCGGCCGCCGTCTTGGGAACGATGA
- a CDS encoding acetate/propionate family kinase, which yields MSDAIAVFNAGSTSLKFAAYALDAINSLPLLCRGGIDNMQTDPHFIVHDAGGKPLDAHAWGKDSAIDHKTAMQFVITWLEANLAGAKVIAAGHRVVLGGARFEAPVLIDGEVLDYLQSLTAMEPSHQPFNIRGARAFAEAFPGLPQVACFDSSFHRTMPEVAQTYALPKDVRDAGMRHWGYHGISYDYISRQVPKLAPQARRVIAAHLGGGASMCAMLDGKSIETSMGFGAVSGLPMATRSGDVPPGALFYLLRSELFDAASLEKMLYERAGLLGLSGISGDMHVLQDSEAPAAIAAVDYFVHAMTKYAGAYTAVLGGLDAFVFTAGIGEHSVRVRAALCRRLGSLGVTLDDKANASGGPRVSTPDSAVSVWVIPTNEELMIAQHTLALVRPSPT from the coding sequence ATGAGCGACGCCATCGCCGTCTTCAACGCGGGCTCCACCAGCCTGAAGTTCGCCGCCTATGCGCTGGACGCGATCAATTCGCTGCCGCTCCTGTGCCGCGGCGGTATTGACAACATGCAGACCGATCCACATTTCATCGTCCATGACGCCGGCGGCAAGCCGCTGGACGCCCACGCCTGGGGCAAGGACAGCGCGATCGATCATAAGACCGCGATGCAATTCGTCATCACCTGGCTGGAGGCGAACCTCGCAGGCGCGAAGGTGATCGCGGCGGGCCATCGTGTCGTGCTTGGCGGCGCCCGCTTCGAGGCGCCGGTTCTGATCGACGGCGAAGTGCTCGACTACCTCCAATCGCTCACGGCCATGGAGCCATCGCACCAGCCCTTCAACATCCGCGGCGCCCGGGCTTTTGCCGAAGCCTTCCCCGGCCTGCCGCAAGTCGCCTGTTTCGACTCGTCCTTCCATCGCACGATGCCGGAAGTGGCGCAGACCTATGCGCTTCCGAAAGATGTCCGCGATGCGGGCATGCGCCACTGGGGTTACCACGGCATCTCCTACGACTATATCAGCCGGCAGGTTCCGAAGTTGGCGCCGCAAGCCCGCCGGGTGATCGCCGCGCATCTCGGAGGCGGCGCCAGCATGTGCGCCATGCTTGACGGAAAGAGCATCGAAACCTCGATGGGCTTTGGCGCGGTGTCCGGCCTGCCGATGGCGACGCGCTCGGGAGACGTGCCACCGGGCGCGCTCTTCTATCTGCTGCGCAGCGAGCTGTTCGACGCCGCGTCGCTGGAAAAAATGCTGTACGAACGCGCGGGCCTGCTCGGGCTTTCCGGCATCAGCGGCGACATGCATGTCCTGCAGGACAGCGAGGCGCCGGCCGCCATAGCGGCGGTCGACTATTTTGTCCATGCGATGACCAAATACGCCGGCGCCTACACGGCCGTGCTTGGCGGGCTGGACGCATTCGTGTTCACGGCCGGCATCGGTGAGCACTCCGTCCGGGTGCGCGCAGCTCTTTGCCGCAGGCTCGGGTCGCTCGGCGTGACGTTGGACGACAAGGCGAACGCATCCGGCGGACCGCGCGTCTCCACCCCCGACAGCGCCGTGTCCGTCTGGGTCATCCCCACCAACGAGGAACTGATGATCGCGCAGCACACGCTGGCGCTCGTTCGGCCCTCGCCGACCTGA
- a CDS encoding HAD-IC family P-type ATPase: MADVDTKLASSPDGLTAAEAQKRLTQYGPNAMPDTSMHPFRMALEKFWAPVPWMLEVVIVLELALGKFVEAAIIALLLAFNAALGLFQESRAQATLAALKSRLALSASVKRGGAWKTIPAADLVPGDLVKLSLGAVVAADVKLTGGEVLLDQSMLTGESVPIEADAGVQTFAGALVRRGEAEAEVTATGARTKFGRTAELVRTAHVVSSQQKAVLRVVRNLAAFNGVVIVLLVSYAWYLAMPVTDIIPLVLTAVLASIPVALPATFTLAAALGARSLARHGVLPTRLSAVDEAASIVVLCSDKTGTLTKNALTVTSVRPMPGFDEAHVLALAALASSDGGDDPVDGAIRAAAASKAVSDAPKLVKFSAFDPAKKMSEATATDATGNPQHIVKGAFTVVVGLVKPSPTAAAAAAKELEDKGFRVLAVAVGPATAMKLAGLVALSDPPRQDAAALIEELHGLGVRTVMVTGDAPATAAIVAKAVGLVGDVCPPGPIPEAVRPEQFAVFAGVLPEDKYKLVKAFQKGDHTVGMCGDGANDAPALRQAQLGIAVSTATDVAKSAAGMVLTEPGLAGIVAAVKEGRITFQRILTYTLNSIIKKIVTVLFLIVGLLMTGHAILTPLLMVIVMIAGDFLAMSLTTDNVRPSPLPNSWRIGRLTIAGAVMAIFLLAFCSGVLAVGKFEMELGIDELRTLAFTALVFGSQAIIYAIRQRRHLWGSRPSLWLAVSSVVDISIASTLAAAGVAMTPLPAWMLASAFAAAAAFAIILDFVKLPVFRRLGIA, from the coding sequence TTGGCGGACGTCGACACAAAGTTGGCGTCGTCGCCGGACGGACTCACCGCGGCAGAGGCGCAAAAGCGGCTGACTCAATACGGCCCCAACGCCATGCCCGACACGAGCATGCACCCTTTTCGCATGGCGCTGGAGAAATTCTGGGCGCCCGTGCCCTGGATGCTCGAAGTCGTTATCGTGCTTGAACTGGCGCTTGGCAAATTTGTCGAGGCGGCGATTATCGCCCTTCTTCTGGCGTTCAACGCCGCGCTTGGACTCTTCCAGGAAAGCCGCGCCCAGGCGACGCTCGCCGCTTTGAAGTCGCGGCTTGCGCTGTCCGCCTCTGTCAAACGCGGCGGGGCATGGAAAACCATACCCGCCGCGGACCTGGTCCCCGGCGATCTGGTGAAGCTCTCGCTGGGCGCCGTGGTGGCGGCAGATGTTAAGCTCACAGGCGGCGAAGTTCTGCTCGACCAGTCCATGCTCACCGGAGAATCCGTACCTATCGAAGCCGACGCTGGCGTTCAGACCTTCGCGGGGGCGTTGGTTCGGCGCGGCGAAGCCGAGGCGGAGGTTACGGCAACCGGCGCACGCACCAAGTTCGGCCGTACGGCCGAACTCGTTCGTACCGCCCATGTCGTGAGTTCACAGCAAAAAGCCGTTCTGCGCGTGGTGCGCAATCTCGCCGCGTTCAATGGCGTCGTCATCGTGCTGCTGGTGAGCTACGCCTGGTATCTGGCCATGCCGGTCACGGACATCATACCCCTTGTCCTGACGGCGGTCCTCGCGTCGATACCCGTCGCGCTTCCAGCGACCTTTACTCTCGCCGCGGCCCTCGGCGCGAGGTCTCTGGCAAGGCATGGCGTCCTTCCCACACGCCTTTCCGCCGTGGATGAAGCGGCGTCGATCGTTGTGTTGTGCTCCGACAAAACCGGCACGCTGACAAAAAACGCGCTGACGGTTACATCCGTTCGGCCCATGCCAGGATTTGACGAGGCGCATGTTCTGGCGCTGGCCGCGCTCGCGAGTTCCGATGGCGGCGATGACCCGGTTGATGGAGCGATCCGCGCGGCGGCCGCAAGCAAGGCCGTCTCCGACGCGCCGAAGCTGGTCAAATTTTCCGCCTTCGACCCAGCCAAAAAGATGTCGGAAGCGACTGCAACCGATGCGACGGGAAACCCGCAGCATATCGTGAAGGGCGCCTTCACCGTCGTCGTCGGCCTTGTCAAGCCGTCGCCGACTGCCGCCGCCGCCGCCGCCAAGGAGCTTGAAGACAAGGGATTTCGGGTGTTGGCTGTCGCCGTCGGGCCCGCGACAGCGATGAAGCTCGCAGGACTTGTCGCGCTCAGCGATCCGCCTCGCCAGGACGCCGCGGCGCTGATCGAAGAATTGCACGGGCTCGGCGTGCGCACCGTGATGGTCACGGGCGATGCGCCGGCGACCGCGGCCATTGTTGCGAAAGCCGTGGGACTTGTTGGCGACGTCTGTCCGCCGGGGCCGATTCCCGAGGCCGTTCGTCCCGAGCAATTCGCGGTCTTCGCCGGTGTCTTGCCAGAGGACAAGTACAAGCTCGTCAAAGCTTTCCAGAAGGGCGACCATACCGTCGGCATGTGCGGCGACGGCGCCAATGATGCGCCTGCCTTGCGTCAAGCCCAGCTGGGAATCGCGGTCTCGACCGCGACCGACGTCGCCAAATCGGCGGCCGGCATGGTGCTGACCGAACCCGGTCTCGCCGGGATCGTCGCCGCAGTCAAGGAAGGGCGAATTACCTTTCAGCGCATCCTGACGTACACGCTGAACTCGATCATCAAAAAGATCGTGACGGTGCTCTTCCTCATCGTAGGTCTGCTCATGACGGGTCACGCCATTCTGACCCCGCTGCTCATGGTCATCGTGATGATCGCGGGCGATTTTTTGGCAATGTCGCTTACAACTGACAACGTCCGACCGTCTCCGCTCCCCAATAGCTGGCGGATTGGCCGCTTGACGATCGCGGGAGCCGTCATGGCGATTTTCCTGCTGGCCTTCTGCAGTGGCGTTCTTGCCGTCGGTAAATTTGAAATGGAACTCGGGATCGATGAACTCAGGACACTCGCGTTTACCGCCTTGGTGTTCGGAAGCCAGGCAATTATCTACGCCATTCGTCAACGGCGCCATCTGTGGGGTTCTCGTCCGAGCCTCTGGCTCGCCGTATCGTCGGTTGTCGATATCTCGATCGCCTCGACATTGGCGGCGGCAGGCGTCGCGATGACGCCTTTGCCGGCCTGGATGCTCGCCAGCGCCTTTGCCGCGGCCGCGGCCTTCGCCATCATCCTTGATTTCGTGAAGCTGCCAGTTTTCCGCCGTCTTGGAATCGCCTAG
- a CDS encoding GNAT family N-acetyltransferase, producing the protein MAVTPPRPLAEDDDRNFFDCGRESLNIWFRRHAWANQASGASRVNVIADAASGRIVGYVTLSASQIERAFLPKPQQRNRPDPVPVMLLGQLAVDKDFQNQGHAASLLLFALKSALRASEIVGSIGVTTHPLDDGVRGFYARWGFQDLPFDPRRAMMVRMVDLQRSFEPDLCNDNTL; encoded by the coding sequence ATGGCGGTGACGCCGCCGCGTCCGCTAGCCGAAGATGACGACCGCAATTTTTTCGATTGCGGCAGGGAATCCCTCAATATCTGGTTCCGACGCCATGCGTGGGCCAATCAAGCAAGCGGCGCTTCGCGCGTGAACGTGATCGCCGATGCCGCGTCGGGGCGGATCGTCGGCTATGTGACTCTCAGCGCCTCCCAAATCGAACGCGCGTTCCTTCCCAAGCCGCAGCAGCGCAATCGCCCCGATCCCGTGCCCGTCATGCTGCTTGGTCAGCTCGCCGTGGACAAGGATTTTCAGAACCAGGGGCACGCCGCCTCGCTGCTGCTGTTTGCGCTTAAATCAGCGCTGCGCGCCTCCGAAATCGTCGGCAGCATCGGCGTCACCACGCATCCGCTTGATGACGGCGTACGCGGCTTTTACGCGCGCTGGGGATTTCAAGACCTGCCGTTTGATCCACGCCGCGCCATGATGGTGCGCATGGTGGATTTGCAGCGGAGTTTCGAACCTGACTTATGCAACGACAACACACTATAA
- a CDS encoding ADP-polyphosphate phosphotransferase gives MNIHPKDFRMREGDDVNRKKWPTMVDPVYKSKDQYKSLLEEHVAKLAELQRLHYASNRHAILLIFQATDAAGKDGAIRHVMSGVNSQGCRVYSFKAPTEAELEHDFLWRTTRDLPERGRIAIFNRSYYEEVLVVRVHPDILESEAILDAPHHAKKVWRERYRSINDFEKHLGVNGTRVVKIFLHLSREEQRKRFLERIDDPQKNWKFSDADLKERKFWKDYAKAYEECLEATSADAAPWYVVPADDKENARLIVSQILLDTFESLDMSYPKTSAKRERELQVFRSELTG, from the coding sequence ATGAACATCCATCCGAAGGACTTTCGCATGCGGGAGGGCGACGACGTCAACCGCAAGAAATGGCCGACGATGGTCGATCCCGTCTACAAATCCAAAGACCAATACAAGAGCTTGCTGGAAGAGCACGTCGCGAAGCTCGCCGAGTTGCAGCGCCTCCATTACGCCTCCAATCGTCACGCGATCCTGCTGATTTTTCAGGCGACCGACGCGGCGGGAAAGGACGGCGCGATCCGCCACGTGATGTCCGGCGTCAATTCTCAGGGTTGTCGGGTCTACAGCTTCAAGGCGCCCACGGAAGCAGAGCTGGAGCATGACTTTCTCTGGCGGACGACACGCGATCTGCCGGAGCGGGGACGGATCGCGATTTTCAATCGTTCCTATTATGAGGAGGTGCTGGTTGTCCGGGTGCATCCTGACATTCTCGAAAGCGAAGCCATTCTGGACGCGCCGCATCATGCCAAGAAGGTCTGGCGCGAGCGTTACCGCTCCATCAACGATTTCGAAAAGCATCTTGGCGTCAACGGAACCCGCGTCGTCAAAATTTTCCTCCACCTCTCGAGGGAAGAACAGCGAAAGCGCTTTCTCGAACGCATCGACGACCCGCAGAAGAACTGGAAGTTCAGCGACGCGGATCTGAAGGAGCGCAAATTCTGGAAGGACTACGCCAAGGCCTACGAGGAATGCCTGGAGGCGACCAGCGCCGACGCCGCGCCGTGGTATGTCGTTCCCGCCGACGACAAGGAAAACGCCCGGCTGATCGTCTCGCAGATCCTCCTCGACACGTTCGAGAGTCTCGACATGAGCTATCCGAAGACGAGCGCGAAGCGCGAGCGCGAATTGCAGGTGTTCCGGAGCGAGCTGACGGGTTGA
- a CDS encoding pentapeptide repeat-containing protein, with protein sequence MNKKNLKLLGILLAIAAFPAFADGAHAQNMFAGVDLASPAFTKADMTRAQVEALIAKHGTGAPLDLSDKSLNGLDLSKLDLSGANLRGARLNHANLSGANLSGAKLDQVWALDAKFTGANFANASLFGAQMVKARMDRANFTNARLAGDFTGASMVGANFTGANASADMRNQSMGLMRGILRSANLTDANFTNANLSRADLEFAQFKGANFSGADLTSADAGGAHFRGARLDGAKVKGMDVGSAWIDASQAAALAGARNLDNAIKQ encoded by the coding sequence ATGAACAAGAAAAATCTCAAATTGCTCGGAATCCTTCTCGCCATCGCCGCATTCCCGGCATTCGCCGACGGCGCCCATGCGCAGAATATGTTCGCTGGCGTCGATCTGGCCTCGCCCGCCTTCACCAAGGCCGACATGACCCGCGCCCAGGTCGAGGCGCTGATCGCCAAACACGGAACCGGCGCTCCGCTCGACCTCTCGGACAAGAGCCTCAACGGGCTCGACCTCTCGAAACTCGATCTGTCGGGCGCCAATCTGCGCGGGGCGCGGCTCAACCACGCCAATCTCAGCGGAGCCAATCTCAGCGGCGCCAAACTCGATCAGGTTTGGGCCCTGGACGCCAAGTTCACCGGAGCCAATTTCGCGAACGCCAGCTTGTTCGGCGCGCAGATGGTTAAGGCGCGAATGGATCGCGCCAATTTCACCAATGCGCGTCTTGCCGGCGATTTCACCGGGGCGAGCATGGTCGGCGCCAATTTCACCGGCGCCAACGCCTCCGCCGACATGAGGAACCAGTCGATGGGGCTGATGCGCGGCATTCTGCGCTCGGCGAATCTCACCGACGCGAATTTCACCAACGCCAATCTCTCGCGCGCCGATCTCGAATTCGCCCAGTTCAAGGGCGCGAATTTCTCCGGCGCTGATCTCACCAGCGCCGACGCCGGAGGCGCCCATTTCCGCGGCGCGCGCCTCGACGGGGCCAAGGTCAAGGGCATGGATGTCGGCTCGGCGTGGATCGACGCGTCGCAGGCGGCGGCGCTCGCGGGCGCGCGCAACCTCGACAACGCGATCAAGCAATGA
- a CDS encoding tyrosine-type recombinase/integrase, with amino-acid sequence MSNSNLPAAFVDSAPTIIAAGGERASYRFFEFFMAQIRNPHTRRAYARAAQEFFAWLEAHGVTHLTAIESVHVAAYIEQLQKARSAPTAKLRLAALKHLFDWMVIGQIMPTSPAAAVRGPRHIVRRGKTPVLDPSEARQLLDAIDTTTVIGLRDRALISLMVYSFARIGAAIGMQVEDVYTQNRRLWVRLHEKGGKQHAMPCHHNLEAYLHAYIGGAGLATEPKALLFQSYSRATGQLTGNPLPQANAYAMIQRRAKAAGLKTCVGNHTFRATGVTAYLKNGGTLERAAQMANHASTRTTQLYDRRAEEVSLDEVERVMI; translated from the coding sequence GTGTCAAACTCTAACCTCCCCGCCGCATTCGTCGATAGCGCGCCCACCATCATCGCCGCCGGGGGCGAGCGCGCCTCTTATCGCTTCTTTGAATTCTTCATGGCGCAGATCAGGAATCCGCATACGCGCCGCGCCTATGCGCGCGCCGCGCAGGAATTCTTCGCCTGGCTTGAGGCGCACGGCGTGACGCATCTCACGGCGATCGAAAGCGTCCATGTCGCCGCTTATATCGAGCAGCTGCAAAAGGCGCGCTCGGCCCCGACCGCGAAACTGCGCCTGGCGGCGTTGAAGCATCTGTTCGACTGGATGGTGATCGGTCAGATCATGCCGACCAGTCCGGCCGCCGCCGTGCGCGGGCCGCGCCATATCGTGCGGCGCGGCAAGACGCCGGTGCTCGATCCGTCCGAGGCTCGCCAACTCCTTGACGCGATTGACACGACGACCGTGATCGGCCTGCGCGACCGGGCTTTGATCAGCTTGATGGTCTATTCCTTCGCGCGCATCGGCGCCGCGATCGGCATGCAGGTCGAGGACGTTTACACGCAGAACCGGCGGCTTTGGGTGCGCTTGCACGAAAAGGGCGGCAAGCAGCACGCCATGCCCTGCCATCACAATCTTGAAGCCTATCTGCACGCCTATATCGGCGGCGCGGGCCTGGCGACGGAGCCGAAGGCGCTGTTGTTCCAAAGCTACAGCCGCGCGACGGGCCAGCTCACAGGCAATCCTCTGCCCCAGGCCAACGCCTATGCGATGATCCAGCGCCGCGCCAAGGCGGCCGGACTCAAGACGTGCGTCGGCAACCACACTTTTCGCGCCACAGGCGTCACGGCGTACTTGAAAAACGGCGGCACGCTCGAACGCGCCGCGCAGATGGCGAACCACGCCAGCACCCGCACGACGCAGCTTTACGACCGCCGCGCCGAGGAAGTGTCGCTCGACGAGGTCGAGCGGGTAATGATTTGA
- a CDS encoding DUF2321 domain-containing protein, giving the protein MIFDATRQIPASIAMCYPRHMLSDACFEFLASLKEAAQTLSRNAAHYTDSPLGYGDEIDALLAACEDVQLAPWNEEAAIRLIKLASSVLAYYDTIPGSPEIAARQERMKTLVALFRSDLGDAVADEVATLIPDLTSESKKAESAALQLKPLLAKLGKVAYDMAIKIISDVASATVTKMLGL; this is encoded by the coding sequence ATGATTTTTGACGCGACACGACAGATTCCCGCGTCCATCGCGATGTGCTACCCACGTCACATGTTGAGCGACGCCTGTTTCGAATTTCTTGCCTCTCTTAAAGAGGCCGCACAAACGCTCAGCCGCAATGCGGCTCATTATACGGACTCGCCGTTGGGCTACGGCGACGAAATCGACGCGCTTCTTGCCGCTTGCGAAGATGTGCAGTTAGCGCCTTGGAATGAAGAGGCCGCCATTCGGCTTATCAAGCTGGCCAGTTCCGTGTTGGCTTACTATGACACAATACCGGGAAGCCCAGAAATTGCAGCCCGACAAGAGCGCATGAAAACCCTTGTCGCCCTCTTTCGTTCTGATCTTGGCGACGCTGTAGCTGATGAAGTGGCAACGCTGATTCCCGATCTCACATCCGAATCGAAGAAAGCCGAAAGCGCCGCGCTTCAACTAAAACCCCTTCTCGCGAAGCTCGGAAAGGTCGCCTACGATATGGCGATTAAAATCATATCAGACGTAGCATCGGCAACAGTAACGAAAATGCTCGGACTCTAA